The genomic interval CGTGGCAGTCCTTCTCCAGGCTGCAGCACAGGGAGCAGATCGGGCCGGAGTGGAAGGGGCAGTTCGCCACGTCGGGGCGTTCGAAGTCCGTTGTGCAGACAGTGCAGTTGAGGATGACGGCCGAGGGAAGTCCGTCCGCGTCGAGCAGCGGCTCCGCCAGGTCGTCGAGGCGGGCGATGTAGTACTTGCCCTTGGTGAGGTACGCGAACAGGGGCGAGAGGACCATCGCCAGGAACAGGGCGATGAAGGGGGAGTAGGCCTTGGCGTAGTCGCCGAACGCGTTGAAGTACGCGGCGATGGAGACCGCCGACGCGATGAGCATCGAGCCGAAGCCGACCGGGTTGAAGTTGTACAGGTGGGCGCGCTTGAACTCGATGTAGGACGGGCTGAGTTTGAGCGGTTTGTTGATGACCAGGTCGGCGACGACCGCGCCGATCCAGGCGATCGCCACGTTGGAGTAGAAGCCGAGCACCGTGTTGAGGAAGCCGAAGACGCCGCCCTCCATCAGGGCCAGGGCGATGCCGACGTTGAGGAAGATATAGACCACGCGGCCCGGGTGACGGTGTGTCAGACGGGAGAAGAAGTTCGACCAGGACAGCGAACCGGAGTACGCGTTCGTCGAGTTGATCTTCACCTGGGAGAGGATCACGAAGAACGTCGCCAGCCCGAGGGCTACCGGAGCGGCGAAGGTCTTGAAGCCGTGCACGTACTGCTGGATGGGCTCGTTGGCCTTGGCCAGGCCCACGCTGCCGGCGATGTAGAAGGCGAGGAAGGCGCCGCCCATCTGCTTCGCCGCGCCGAGGACGACCCAGCCGGGGCCCGCCGAGAGCACCGCGCCCCACCACTTCTTGGCGTTCTCGGGGGTCTTGTCGGGCATGAAGCGCAGGTAGTCGACCTGCTCACCGATCTGCGCGATGAGGGACAGTGCCACACCGGCGCCCGCGCCGACGCCGAGCATGCTGATGCTGGAACCGGTGGGGGAGTTGCCCGCGAAGTGCGTGAACTGCGAGAACTTGCCGGGCTCCTGGATCGCGATGGACACGAACGGCGCGACCATCAGCACCAGCCACACCGGCTGGGTCCACACCTGCATCTTGGAGAGCGCGGTCATGCCGTAGATCACCAGCGGCAGGATGATCAGCGAGCAGATCAAGTAGCCGACGGCGAGCGGGATGTGGAGGCCCAGGTCCAGCGCCTGCGCCATGATCGAGCCCTCTAGGGCGAAGAAGATGAAGGTGAAGCTGGCGTAGATGACCGATGTCAGGGTCGAGCCGAGGTAGCCGAAGCCGGCGCCCCGGGTCAACAGGTCCATGTCGATGGAGTACTTGGCCGAGTAGTACGAGATCGGGATGCCGGTGAGGAAGATCGTCACCGCCGCCGCCAGGATCGCCACCATGGCGCTGGAGAAGCCGTTCGAGATCGCGATGGAACCGCCGATGGCGAAGTCGGCGAGGTACGCGATACCGCCGAGAGCGGTGGTGGCCACCACGTACGGCGTCCAGCGGCGGAAGGACTTCGGCGCGTAGCGCAGCGAGTAGTCCTCCAGCGTGTCGTTCTTCGCCCAGTCGTTGTAGGTCCGTCCGGCAGCCGTTGCCGGCGCCTCTTTGTCGACGATCTCCGTCACGACACTTCCCTCTTCCACGGGTGTGGGTCATCTCCCGGACGGCCCGGGGGAGTTGGACGGAAGAGTCACGCCGAATTGTTTCCCGACCGTTTCGCCTGCTTTAAATGGAAGGGCTTTCAAAATTCTTTTGGTGACGCGCGTAGATTTAATCGATGCTTCCTGTGGAAACTATTTCTGGGGCAAGGTACTCTCGGTCGGAGCAGGTGGGAAGGTCAGAGTTGGGCGACGATGTCGAAGTCGAAGGCGTCCGCCCGCGCCAGGTACAGCCGTTGGCGGAGGTGATTGCCGTGCAGACGCAGTACGCCTCGCGGGCCCTCGTACGAGACGGTGCCGTCCACCGCGCACATGGCGCCCACGTCGAGCGACCGCACCCGCTCGGCCAGGGCCGCGAGCAGCCGTACGCCTTCGAAACACGACTCGCCGAGGCTGCCCACGACGGGTGCCTCCACGCCGAAGCGGGCCGCGTAACGCCCGCTGAAATCAAGGCTTTCGGTGGTCGCCAGGGTCTCGAAGTAGCCGGCCGCCGCCCACAGTCCCTCGGTGGCCTCCGCGCCGGTGGACAGCAGGATGTTCTCGTCCATGTGCGTACTCAGCCGCAGACACCGCTGGTGCAACCCGCGCGCGGCGAACGCCCGGTTGAAGCGCGCCGCGTCGTCGCCGATCAGCAGCATCAGGACGGCGTCCGCCTCGCACCGCTCGATCCGGCGCAGCACCGGCCCGAACTCGTACGTCCCCAGCGGCACGAACACCTCGTCGCGCACCCGGCCGCCGCAGTCCCGGGCGTAGCGGCGCGCGGCCCGGGCGGTCACCCTCGGCCACACATAGTCGTTGCCCACCGTGCACCAGCGCCGTACACCGGTCTCCTCCGCCAACAGCCGCATGGCGGGCCTGAGTTGGGCCGCGTCGGTCTCACCGGTCAGGAACACCCCGGGCGTGCGCTCACCGCCCTCGTACTGCGCGGTGTAGACGTACGGCACCCGGCCCGCGACGCGCGGCACCAGCGCCTTGCGGACCGCCGAGGTGTGCCAGCCGACCACCGCGTCGACCGCGCGCATCGACACCAACATCTCTACCTCGGCGGCCACTTGCTCCGCCGGCGCGCCGCCGTCCACGACGATCAGCCGGACCTCGCGGCCCAACACACCACCGCTGGCGTTGAGTTCCTCCACGGCGAGCTGTGCGGCCAGTTCGCAGGACGGGCCGAAGACACCCGCCGGACCTTGCAGGGGTACGACCAGTGCCACGACCAAGGTCTTGACCGGGCCGCTGATCCGCCCGGGTGGCAGGGGATGCACCAGACCACCTCCGTGAGGGCGTGAGGGCACGGAAACCGGTCCCGGCCCCGGCGCCCTCGCGGAGGCTCGTAATCTGAACCGCACAGTAGACCTACCGGAAGGACAGCGGCAATGTCGTCCGTACCGTCGCCGGCCCTCGCCCACCTGCTGAGTCACGCCGAGCGGCGGCTGGGCCTGCGTATGACCGCCGTCCTGGCCGAGGAGAACTGTCCGGTCGAGCAGTGGCGCGTCCTCTCGGTCATCGCCGACGGCAAGGGCCACCCGATGACCGAGATCGCCGACCAGGTCCTGATGCCGGCGCCGAGCCTCACCAAACTGGTCGACCGGATGGTCGCCGACAACCTCGTCCACCGCCGCCCCGACCACTCCGACCGCCGCCGCGTCCTGCTCCACCTCACCGCGCGCGGCCGCGCCCTTCACCAGCGCGCGGCCCACCGCCTGCTGGCCGACCAGACGCGGCTCCTGGACGCGATCGACGATCAGGGGGACCTGGTGCGGTTGCTCGCGCGGCTCACAGCGGCGCTCGATGGAGAGCCGTCCGCCGTCCTGGCGGAGTGAAGAAGCCCCTCCCGCGTTGATCAACTCGCGTTCACCGGCCGCACCTTCATCGGGTTCAACTCCCTTGATCGGTAGCTGAGTCGAGGTCCGCGTGCCCTCGCTCTCCGCTGTGGAGCGGTGGGCCGGACGCACACCGAGAGGTCGTCCATCGACGACCGGACGGTGGAGATCGCGGAGTTCTCGGTCGACTTGACGACCCCTGGAGGACCCGTCATTGTGGAGCTAAGACGACCGGTCATATTGAGCCCGGGATCACAAGGGAGTGCCATGTCCACATACCGAGCGTTCGAGGTCACAGGGGCGCGGAAGTTCGAGCTGGTGGAGAGGGAGGTGCAGGAGCCGCCGCTGGGGCATGTGCGCCTTCGGGTCGAGGCGTGCGGGGTCTGCCACTCCGACGTGATCGCCGTCGAGGGGATGCGGCCCGACCCGTCCTCGCCGGTGGTCCCCGGACACGAGGTCGTCGGCGTGATCGACGCGGTCGGTCCCGGAGTGACGACATGGCGGGTCGGCGAGCGGGTGGGCGTGGGATACCTGGGCGGCCACTGCGGAGTGTGCGACTTCTGCCGACGCGGGGACTTCGTCAACTGCGCGGATCAACCGCAGACGGGCAGTGACGTCGACGGCGGCTACGCGGAGTCGATGATCGCCAGGGCCAGCGGTCTGGTCCGGATCCCCGAGGGGATCGGCCCGATCGACGCGGCGCCGCTGCTCTGCGCGGGACTGACGGTGTTCAGCGCGCTCCGGCAGATCGACCACGTCCCGGGCGCGCTGGTGGCCGTGCAGGGCATCGGCGGCCTCGGGCACCTGGGCGTGCAGTACGCCGACAAGCTCGGGTTCCGCGTCGCCGCGATCGCCCGGGGCGCGGGGAAGGCGGAGTTGGCCAAGCGGCTCGGCGCCGACCACTACATCGACAGCTCCGCCGAGGACGTCGGCGCGCGGTTGCGGGAGTTGGGCGGTGCGGCCGCGGTCGTCGCGACCGCCGCGAGCGGTGCCTCGATGTCACCGCTCGTCTCCGGACTGGCGCCACGCGGCCGCATGGTGGTCGTCGGTGCCGCCCTCGACCCGATCGAGGTGCAGACCACCGACCTGATCTTCGGCACCCGCACGATCGCCGGAAGCCTGACCGGCAGCTCCATCGACAACGAGGACAGCCTGCGGTTCGCCGAGGCCCGGGATGTCCGCCCGATGACCGAAGTCCTGCCGCTCGCCCAGGCGCCCCAGGCGTACGAGCGCATGATGTCCGGCGAAGCCCGTTTCCGTATCGTTCTGAATATGGCGGTCTGACCGTGAATGAGAACAACAGCCTCAGGGATCTGACCATCGCCGCGCACGGTGGCCTCGACCGGTGGAACGGGTTCACCTCCCTCACCGCGCACCTCCGCAACGGCGGACCCCTGTGGGGACTCAAGGGTCAGGAAGGTGTCCTCGCCGATGCCCATGTCCGCGTGGACCTGCACAGCCAGTTCGCGAGCCACTACCCGATCGGGGAGGCGGGCCGGCGTACCGCCCTCACCCCCGAGCGCGTCGCGATCGAGACCGACGCGGGTGAGGTCCTGGCCGAACGGGACGACCCGCGTGACTCCTTCGCCGGGCACGTCCTCGAAACCCCTTGGGACGAACTCCAGTTGGCGTACTTCGCCGGCTATGCCATGTGGACGTATCTGACCGCGCCCTTCTCCTTCGTCCTGCCCGGCTTCACGACCGAGGAGCTGACACCCTGGCAGGAGGACGGGCAGACGTGGCGGCGGCTGAAGGTCACGTTCCCCGACAGCATCGCGACCCACTCCAAGGAACAGACCTTCCACATCGGCGACGACGGTCTGTTCAAGCGGCACGACTACGACGCCGAGGTCGTCGCGGGCGGCCCGGCCGCCCATTACCCCTCGGAATACCGGGAGTTCGACGGGATCAAGGTCCCGACCAAGCGGCGGGTCTACGCCCTCAACGAGGACGGAACGCCCAACCTGGATCTGCTGCTGGTCACCATCGACCTCGACAAGATCACGCTCGAATGACATCCGGTGCACCACACCGTCGAGCCCCCGGCCGTCAGCGGCAGGGGGCTCGATGGTCGCGTCCACGGGTCGGGGGACCGTAGAAGCGCCCCATGTGGTCAGGCGAGGAGTG from Streptomyces sp. NBC_01288 carries:
- a CDS encoding purine-cytosine permease family protein, with amino-acid sequence MTEIVDKEAPATAAGRTYNDWAKNDTLEDYSLRYAPKSFRRWTPYVVATTALGGIAYLADFAIGGSIAISNGFSSAMVAILAAAVTIFLTGIPISYYSAKYSIDMDLLTRGAGFGYLGSTLTSVIYASFTFIFFALEGSIMAQALDLGLHIPLAVGYLICSLIILPLVIYGMTALSKMQVWTQPVWLVLMVAPFVSIAIQEPGKFSQFTHFAGNSPTGSSISMLGVGAGAGVALSLIAQIGEQVDYLRFMPDKTPENAKKWWGAVLSAGPGWVVLGAAKQMGGAFLAFYIAGSVGLAKANEPIQQYVHGFKTFAAPVALGLATFFVILSQVKINSTNAYSGSLSWSNFFSRLTHRHPGRVVYIFLNVGIALALMEGGVFGFLNTVLGFYSNVAIAWIGAVVADLVINKPLKLSPSYIEFKRAHLYNFNPVGFGSMLIASAVSIAAYFNAFGDYAKAYSPFIALFLAMVLSPLFAYLTKGKYYIARLDDLAEPLLDADGLPSAVILNCTVCTTDFERPDVANCPFHSGPICSLCCSLEKDCHDSCKSAPGATGPVDLAMPAVRSAD
- a CDS encoding substrate-binding domain-containing protein, with product MHPLPPGRISGPVKTLVVALVVPLQGPAGVFGPSCELAAQLAVEELNASGGVLGREVRLIVVDGGAPAEQVAAEVEMLVSMRAVDAVVGWHTSAVRKALVPRVAGRVPYVYTAQYEGGERTPGVFLTGETDAAQLRPAMRLLAEETGVRRWCTVGNDYVWPRVTARAARRYARDCGGRVRDEVFVPLGTYEFGPVLRRIERCEADAVLMLLIGDDAARFNRAFAARGLHQRCLRLSTHMDENILLSTGAEATEGLWAAAGYFETLATTESLDFSGRYAARFGVEAPVVGSLGESCFEGVRLLAALAERVRSLDVGAMCAVDGTVSYEGPRGVLRLHGNHLRQRLYLARADAFDFDIVAQL
- a CDS encoding alcohol dehydrogenase catalytic domain-containing protein, which encodes MSTYRAFEVTGARKFELVEREVQEPPLGHVRLRVEACGVCHSDVIAVEGMRPDPSSPVVPGHEVVGVIDAVGPGVTTWRVGERVGVGYLGGHCGVCDFCRRGDFVNCADQPQTGSDVDGGYAESMIARASGLVRIPEGIGPIDAAPLLCAGLTVFSALRQIDHVPGALVAVQGIGGLGHLGVQYADKLGFRVAAIARGAGKAELAKRLGADHYIDSSAEDVGARLRELGGAAAVVATAASGASMSPLVSGLAPRGRMVVVGAALDPIEVQTTDLIFGTRTIAGSLTGSSIDNEDSLRFAEARDVRPMTEVLPLAQAPQAYERMMSGEARFRIVLNMAV
- a CDS encoding MarR family winged helix-turn-helix transcriptional regulator — protein: MSSVPSPALAHLLSHAERRLGLRMTAVLAEENCPVEQWRVLSVIADGKGHPMTEIADQVLMPAPSLTKLVDRMVADNLVHRRPDHSDRRRVLLHLTARGRALHQRAAHRLLADQTRLLDAIDDQGDLVRLLARLTAALDGEPSAVLAE